The following coding sequences are from one Megachile rotundata isolate GNS110a chromosome 13, iyMegRotu1, whole genome shotgun sequence window:
- the LOC143265706 gene encoding uncharacterized protein LOC143265706 isoform X2, whose amino-acid sequence MGNICKLIIKTVQEAACQLLQEIWYHVEYYCPVIHMYSICSDIDIEITKEVIEEKKLKTYNKEMNQC is encoded by the exons ATGGGGAATATTTGCAAGCTGATTATTAAGACAGTGCAGGAAGCTGCatgtcagttattgcaagaaatATGGTATCACGTAGAATATTATTGTCCAGTAATCCATATGTATAG CATTTGTTCAGACATTGATATAGAAATTACAAAAGAAGTTATAGaggaaaaaaaattgaagacataCAATAAAGAAATGAACCAATGTTGA
- the LOC143265706 gene encoding uncharacterized protein LOC143265706 isoform X1, producing the protein MTAVGNRIFARPRTLLNTRANSMPGKRKRSCRAGRRVKARKLKLLEEKFLQQVFGPEIVTLDSESDTGTTSREVPLLSYDILDTRSAIKVYNHREVPDKVLVDLFRAFRENEWSCPPSVDEFCGYYSVRSQTPISPCQSR; encoded by the exons ATGACCGCTGTTGGTAATCGGATTTTTGCGCGTCCACGAACGCTGCTGAATACGCGAGCCAACAGCATGCCG GGGAAAAGGAAGCGTAGCTGCCGTGCGGGCCGGCGAGTAAAGGCGAGGAAGCTCAAGCTCCTCGAAGAGAAGTTTCTACAACAAGTGTTTGGGCCAGAAATTGTGACCTTGGATAGTGAATCGGACACTGGGACGACGTCACGCGAAGTGCCGTTACTCAGCTACGACATTTTGGACACAAGAAGTGCCATAAAAGTGTATAACCACAGGGAAGTGCCAGACAAAGTATTGGTGGACCTTTTCCGGGCGTTCCGCGAGAACGAGTGGTCGTGTCCGCCCTCGGTAGACGAATTCTGCGGTTATTATTCTGTTCGGTCTCAGACTCCGATAAGTCCGTGTCAGAGTCGTTAA